GTCCACTTCAGTAGGAACAGGGTACTCTCGAACAGGGCGACCATCGTAATCGTGACGATGATGGGTGCCATCCCGGTCGGGTCGGGCGTGAAGAGGAACGAGATGCCCAAGAACGCGCCCCAGAACAGGAGTCGTCTGTCCGCGAGCCACTGACGGGTGGTCAGTCCCATCATGATGGCGAGCATGATGAACAGCGGAATCTGGAAGACGACGGCGAGGTAGCCCATCAGCATCAAGATGAGGTTGAACGTCTTCGTCAGGCCGAACGCGAGGATGGCCACGTCTTTCGTGTAGTAGACGAAGTACGTGAAAATCGCCGGAAGGACGAGGAAGTACGCGAAGCTCACGCCGATGAACGCGAGGACGAGACTCGTCGGGACCGCCGCGAGGTAGTATTTACGCTCGTTGGGGTACAGTCCCGGACGCATGAACAGATACGTCTGATAGACGAAGAACGGAAGCGCGACGATGACGCCCGCGAGGCTCGCAACCTTTAGCTTCGTCAGCACGAGCGCGAGCGGGTGGTAGATTTTCGGTCGAGCCTCCTGCCCGAGTTGTTCGAGCGGGATGACTTGGTACCACAGGAAGTTGATAATCTCCTCGGAGAACGGCAGGGCAATCGCGGTGATGCCTCCCGCTACGACGACGACCACTGCCAGCCGCTTGATCATCTCCTCGATGTGGTCGGCCAACGGCATCTCCTCGTCCTGAATCGGGTCCTCCGGCGTCGCTGGCTCGGGGTCCC
The sequence above is a segment of the Halorussus halophilus genome. Coding sequences within it:
- the tatC gene encoding twin-arginine translocase subunit TatC; this translates as MADESEATASNISPANETPESLRDPEPATPEDPIQDEEMPLADHIEEMIKRLAVVVVVAGGITAIALPFSEEIINFLWYQVIPLEQLGQEARPKIYHPLALVLTKLKVASLAGVIVALPFFVYQTYLFMRPGLYPNERKYYLAAVPTSLVLAFIGVSFAYFLVLPAIFTYFVYYTKDVAILAFGLTKTFNLILMLMGYLAVVFQIPLFIMLAIMMGLTTRQWLADRRLLFWGAFLGISFLFTPDPTGMAPIIVTITMVALFESTLFLLKWTGN